A region of Micromonospora chokoriensis DNA encodes the following proteins:
- the pheT gene encoding phenylalanine--tRNA ligase subunit beta: MRVSVSWLREYVDLPADLPTGDLEQALVDLGIEVESVVDLAGSVTGQLVVGEVREIEELTGFKKPIRLCRVDVGDANGTGEPQEIVCGARNFAVGDRVVVILPGGVLPGGFAIGARKTYGHNSAGMICSAKELGLGDDHSGIIVLGPDVTAKPGDDARPVVGLDDVVLDLEITPDRGYALSLRGLARELSHAFEVPLRDPALVPAPRGTETPAYPVEVRDTVGCDRFTARLVRGVDPSAPTPSWMAQRLVTAGIRSISLPVDITNYVMLELGQPMHAFDADRIAGPLVVRRAEAGEKLTTLDGVSRVLTADDMVICDDTGPISLAAVMGGETSEVDTGVTTNVLFEAAHWDPAMVGRTARRHKLFSEAAKRWERGVDPAVPLVALERAVGLLTEHGGGTPSAEILDIDHVRPRTPISLPADLPTRRIGVEYPPARVVALLERVGCTVAQGSDRLSEDPGAVGVASGEGTTLSVTPPTWRPDLTDPADLVEEVVRLDGYDKVPSVLPTAPPGNGLTPRQRRRRAVAGSLAERGYVEVLAHPFVSPELADQLGLPADDPRRPAVRLANPLSEEEPLLRTTLLGPLLGVLKRNLGRGLRDLALYEIGAVFHPRVGAGSPPAMGVDRRPTDEEFAAADAVVPAQPVHVAVVLAGDIDPAGWWGAGRPAGWADAIEAARDVLAAAGIPDERVEVRAAEYAPWHPGRCAELLVDGTVVGHAGELHPVVVAALELPRRTCAMELNLDALPPSPVTPAPTVSGFPPALIDVALVVDESVPAEQVRRALEAGAGELLEDVRLFDVYSSAQLGEGRRSLAYKLTFRAPDRTLTVEEAVAARDAAVAVAAERFGATLRGA, translated from the coding sequence ATGCGAGTTTCTGTCAGTTGGCTGCGGGAGTACGTCGACCTCCCCGCCGACCTGCCCACCGGTGACCTGGAGCAGGCACTGGTCGACCTCGGTATCGAGGTCGAGTCCGTGGTGGACCTGGCCGGGTCGGTCACCGGTCAGCTCGTCGTCGGTGAGGTACGCGAGATCGAGGAACTCACCGGCTTCAAGAAGCCGATCCGGTTATGCCGGGTGGACGTGGGTGACGCGAACGGCACCGGGGAGCCGCAGGAGATCGTCTGCGGGGCGCGGAACTTCGCCGTCGGTGACCGGGTGGTGGTGATCCTGCCCGGTGGTGTGCTGCCCGGCGGGTTCGCGATCGGCGCCCGTAAGACGTACGGGCACAACTCGGCGGGCATGATCTGCTCGGCGAAGGAGCTGGGTCTGGGCGACGACCACTCCGGCATCATCGTGCTGGGGCCGGACGTGACGGCCAAGCCGGGCGACGACGCGCGCCCGGTGGTCGGTCTCGACGACGTCGTGCTCGACCTGGAGATCACCCCCGACCGGGGGTACGCGCTGAGCCTGCGCGGCCTGGCCCGGGAGCTGTCGCACGCGTTCGAGGTGCCGCTGCGTGACCCGGCTCTGGTGCCCGCGCCGAGGGGCACCGAGACGCCGGCGTACCCGGTGGAGGTCCGCGACACCGTCGGCTGCGACCGGTTCACCGCCCGCCTGGTGCGGGGCGTCGACCCGAGCGCGCCCACCCCGTCGTGGATGGCCCAGCGACTCGTGACCGCCGGCATCCGCAGCATCTCGCTGCCTGTCGACATCACCAACTACGTGATGCTGGAGCTGGGCCAGCCGATGCACGCCTTCGACGCCGACCGGATCGCCGGGCCGCTGGTGGTCCGCCGCGCCGAGGCGGGGGAGAAGCTGACCACCCTGGACGGTGTCAGTCGGGTGCTCACCGCCGACGACATGGTGATCTGCGACGACACCGGGCCCATCTCCCTCGCCGCGGTGATGGGCGGGGAGACCAGCGAGGTCGACACCGGCGTCACCACGAACGTGCTCTTCGAGGCGGCCCACTGGGACCCGGCGATGGTCGGGCGTACGGCCCGCCGGCACAAGCTGTTCAGCGAGGCCGCGAAGCGGTGGGAGCGGGGCGTCGACCCGGCCGTGCCGTTGGTCGCGTTGGAGCGTGCCGTGGGGCTGCTCACCGAGCACGGCGGCGGCACGCCGAGCGCGGAGATCCTCGACATCGACCACGTCCGCCCGCGTACCCCGATCAGCCTCCCGGCGGACCTGCCGACCCGGCGGATCGGGGTCGAGTACCCGCCGGCGCGGGTGGTCGCCCTGCTCGAGCGGGTCGGCTGCACCGTCGCGCAGGGTTCCGACCGGTTGTCCGAGGACCCGGGCGCGGTCGGCGTGGCCAGCGGCGAAGGGACGACGCTGAGCGTCACCCCACCGACCTGGCGGCCCGACCTGACCGACCCGGCCGACCTGGTCGAGGAGGTGGTCCGCCTCGACGGGTACGACAAGGTGCCGTCGGTGCTGCCGACCGCCCCTCCCGGTAACGGTCTGACGCCGCGGCAGCGTCGCCGCCGGGCCGTCGCCGGGTCGCTGGCCGAGCGGGGGTACGTGGAGGTGCTCGCGCACCCGTTCGTGTCGCCGGAGCTGGCCGACCAGCTCGGCCTGCCGGCCGACGACCCGCGTCGGCCCGCGGTGCGGCTGGCCAACCCGCTGTCCGAGGAGGAGCCGCTGCTGCGCACCACGCTGCTCGGCCCGCTGCTCGGGGTCCTCAAGCGCAACCTCGGCCGGGGTCTTCGCGACCTGGCCCTCTACGAGATCGGTGCGGTCTTCCACCCGCGCGTCGGTGCCGGCAGCCCGCCGGCGATGGGCGTGGACCGGCGTCCCACCGACGAGGAGTTCGCCGCCGCCGACGCGGTCGTGCCGGCACAGCCGGTGCACGTCGCGGTGGTGCTCGCAGGCGACATCGACCCGGCCGGTTGGTGGGGTGCGGGTCGACCGGCCGGCTGGGCGGACGCCATCGAGGCGGCCCGGGACGTGCTGGCCGCCGCCGGCATTCCGGACGAGCGGGTCGAGGTGCGCGCGGCCGAGTACGCGCCGTGGCACCCGGGCCGCTGCGCCGAGCTGCTGGTCGACGGCACCGTCGTGGGGCACGCCGGTGAGCTGCACCCGGTGGTCGTCGCGGCGCTGGAGCTGCCCCGTCGCACCTGCGCGATGGAGCTGAACCTCGACGCGTTGCCGCCGAGCCCGGTCACGCCCGCGCCGACGGTCTCCGGCTTCCCGCCGGCGCTGATCGACGTGGCGTTGGTGGTGGACGAGTCGGTGCCGGCGGAGCAGGTGCGCCGGGCGCTGGAGGCAGGCGCCGGTGAGCTGCTGGAGGACGTGCGGCTGTTCGACGTCTACTCCAGTGCGCAGCTCGGCGAGGGCCGCCGGTCGCTGGCGTACAAGCTGACCTTCCGGGCCCCGGACCGGACGCTCACCGTCGAGGAGGCGGTCGCGGCGCGGGACGCGGCGGTCGCCGTCGCGGCGGAACGTTTCGGCGCGACCCTGCGCGGCGCCTGA
- the pheS gene encoding phenylalanine--tRNA ligase subunit alpha, with protein sequence MSYRNDPYDPKQVALLDPAALAEAVADATKAFESAADPDALTALRSVHLGDRSPVSLARREIGALPPAAKSDAGKRVNEARRAIESAYAERAEVVEREQAARVLVEERVDVTLPYDRRPRGARHPLSTLMESISDLFVGMGYEVAEGPEVDLEWVNFDALNIPADHPARGLMDTFHIAPEGSGLVLRTHTSTVQTRTMLSRKPPIYVIVPGRVYRTDEIDATHSPVFHQAEGLVVDKGITMAHLRGTLDHFARAMFGPEAKTRWRPHYFPFTEPSAEFDVWFPEHRDGPQWVEWGGCGMVNPRVLRACGVDPEVYSGFAFGMGIDRTLMIRHGVSDIRHLFEGDVRFSRALGTGA encoded by the coding sequence ATGAGCTACCGCAACGATCCGTACGACCCGAAGCAGGTCGCCCTGCTCGACCCCGCCGCCCTGGCCGAGGCCGTCGCGGACGCCACGAAGGCGTTCGAGTCCGCCGCCGACCCGGACGCGTTGACCGCCCTGCGCTCGGTGCACCTCGGTGACCGGTCCCCGGTCTCGTTGGCCCGCCGGGAGATCGGCGCGCTACCGCCGGCCGCGAAGTCCGACGCCGGTAAGCGGGTCAACGAGGCCCGCCGGGCGATCGAGTCCGCGTACGCCGAGCGCGCCGAGGTGGTGGAGCGTGAGCAGGCCGCGCGGGTGCTCGTCGAGGAGCGGGTGGACGTCACGCTGCCCTACGACCGGCGTCCCCGCGGCGCCCGGCACCCGCTGAGCACGCTGATGGAGTCGATCAGCGACCTGTTCGTCGGGATGGGCTACGAGGTGGCCGAGGGGCCTGAGGTCGACCTGGAGTGGGTCAACTTCGACGCGTTGAACATCCCCGCCGACCACCCGGCGCGCGGTCTGATGGACACCTTCCACATCGCACCGGAGGGGTCCGGCCTGGTGCTGCGCACCCACACCTCCACGGTGCAGACCCGCACCATGCTCAGCCGCAAGCCGCCGATCTACGTGATCGTGCCCGGCCGGGTCTACCGCACCGACGAGATCGACGCCACGCACAGCCCGGTGTTCCACCAGGCCGAGGGTCTGGTGGTCGACAAGGGCATCACGATGGCGCACCTGCGGGGCACGCTCGACCACTTCGCCCGGGCGATGTTCGGGCCGGAGGCGAAGACCCGGTGGCGGCCGCACTACTTCCCGTTCACGGAGCCGTCGGCGGAGTTCGACGTGTGGTTCCCGGAGCACCGCGACGGCCCGCAGTGGGTCGAGTGGGGTGGCTGCGGCATGGTCAACCCGCGGGTGCTGCGCGCCTGTGGGGTCGACCCGGAGGTCTACTCCGGGTTCGCGTTCGGCATGGGCATCGACCGGACCCTGATGATCCGGCACGGCGTCAGCGACATCCGCCATCTCTTCGAGGGCGACGTGCGGTTCAGCCGCGCGCTCGGGACCGGGGCGTAG
- a CDS encoding TrmH family RNA methyltransferase, whose protein sequence is MAFTPRTPRVVAARRLQRRRDRDATGRFLAEGPQAVREALARPGVVTELFGTPAALDRYPELAATAARADVPVSEVTDDALAALTETVAPQGLVAVCQHLDVTLEQALAGGPRLVAVLAEIRDPGNAGTVLRTADAAGAGAVIFAGDAVDPYNGKCVRASAGSLFHVDVVRAPDPVAVVDALRAAGLSIFATTGYGDDDLDDLTDYGRLVGPTAWLFGSEAHGLPEELTAAADARVRVPLYGRAESLNLAAAAAVCLYASARAQR, encoded by the coding sequence ATGGCCTTCACCCCGCGTACCCCCAGGGTTGTCGCCGCCCGCCGTCTGCAACGCCGCCGGGACCGCGACGCGACCGGTCGTTTCCTGGCCGAGGGCCCGCAGGCCGTCCGTGAGGCCCTCGCCCGGCCGGGGGTGGTCACCGAGCTTTTCGGTACGCCCGCCGCGCTCGACCGGTATCCGGAGTTGGCCGCCACGGCGGCCCGCGCCGACGTGCCGGTTTCCGAGGTGACCGACGACGCCCTCGCGGCGCTGACCGAGACCGTCGCCCCGCAGGGGTTGGTAGCGGTCTGTCAGCACCTGGACGTCACACTTGAGCAGGCTCTCGCGGGTGGGCCCCGGCTGGTGGCGGTGCTCGCCGAGATCCGTGACCCGGGCAACGCCGGCACGGTGCTGCGCACCGCCGACGCCGCCGGCGCGGGTGCGGTGATCTTCGCCGGCGACGCCGTGGATCCGTACAACGGTAAGTGTGTGCGGGCCTCGGCCGGCAGTCTCTTCCACGTCGACGTGGTCCGCGCGCCCGACCCGGTCGCGGTGGTCGACGCGCTGCGCGCCGCCGGGCTGTCGATCTTCGCGACCACGGGGTACGGCGACGACGACCTGGACGACCTGACCGACTACGGCCGACTCGTCGGGCCCACCGCCTGGCTGTTCGGTTCCGAGGCGCACGGGCTGCCCGAGGAGTTGACGGCAGCGGCCGACGCCCGCGTGCGGGTGCCGCTGTACGGGCGCGCCGAGAGCCTCAACCTGGCTGCCGCCGCGGCCGTCTGCCTGTACGCTTCAGCGAGAGCACAGCGCTGA
- the rplT gene encoding 50S ribosomal protein L20, which translates to MARVKRAVNAQKKRRTLLETASGYRGQRSRLYRKAKEQVLHSMQYSYRDRRDRKGDFRQLWIQRINAGARANGMTYNRLIQGLRLAGIEVDRKILADMAVNDAASFAAIVELARAAVTAEGTGGAAAQAA; encoded by the coding sequence ATGGCACGCGTCAAGCGGGCTGTAAACGCCCAGAAGAAGCGTCGTACCCTGCTGGAGACCGCGAGTGGTTACCGCGGTCAGCGCTCCCGGCTGTACCGCAAGGCCAAGGAGCAGGTGCTGCACTCGATGCAGTACTCCTACCGGGACCGTCGCGACCGCAAGGGCGACTTCCGGCAGCTGTGGATTCAGCGGATCAACGCGGGCGCCCGGGCCAACGGGATGACCTACAACCGTCTGATCCAGGGCCTGCGTCTGGCCGGCATCGAGGTGGACCGCAAGATCCTGGCCGACATGGCTGTCAACGACGCCGCTTCGTTCGCGGCGATCGTGGAGCTGGCCCGGGCTGCGGTCACGGCCGAGGGCACCGGCGGCGCGGCGGCTCAGGCCGCCTGA
- the rpmI gene encoding 50S ribosomal protein L35 — protein MPKMKSHTGMGKRVRVTGKGKIVAQQAGLRHNLEKKPSTQTRRLTGTVVLAKADVKRIKKLLGR, from the coding sequence ATGCCGAAGATGAAGAGCCACACGGGTATGGGTAAGCGGGTCCGGGTGACCGGCAAGGGCAAGATCGTTGCCCAGCAGGCCGGCCTGCGCCACAACCTGGAGAAGAAGCCCTCCACCCAGACCCGCCGGCTGACCGGCACGGTCGTGCTGGCCAAGGCCGACGTCAAGCGCATCAAGAAGCTGCTCGGCCGCTGA
- the infC gene encoding translation initiation factor IF-3, translating to MNEQIRAREVRLVGPEGEQVGIVPLERALQLAADVDLDLVEVAPMARPPVCKLMDFGKFKYESALKAREARRNQQQTVIKEMKLRPKIDPHDYETKKGHVVRFLKAGDKVKVTIMFRGREQSRPELGYRLLRRLESEITDLGYVEAAPKQDGRNMIMVLAPHRAVKASAVAATASRGGPRDRAADESAAPAAEDTAAVGETAPAGDTGTAATSGE from the coding sequence GTGAACGAGCAGATCCGGGCACGTGAGGTCCGACTGGTCGGCCCAGAGGGTGAGCAGGTGGGCATCGTCCCACTGGAGCGCGCTCTTCAGCTGGCCGCGGACGTCGATCTGGACCTGGTCGAGGTTGCGCCGATGGCGCGCCCGCCGGTGTGCAAGCTCATGGACTTCGGCAAGTTCAAGTACGAGAGCGCACTGAAGGCGCGCGAAGCGCGGCGTAACCAGCAGCAGACCGTCATCAAGGAAATGAAGCTTCGGCCGAAGATCGACCCGCACGACTACGAGACCAAGAAGGGTCACGTGGTGCGGTTCCTCAAGGCGGGCGACAAGGTCAAGGTGACGATCATGTTCCGCGGTCGCGAGCAGAGTCGCCCGGAGCTGGGTTACCGGCTTCTGCGTCGGCTCGAATCCGAGATCACGGACCTGGGATACGTCGAGGCCGCCCCCAAGCAGGACGGCCGAAACATGATCATGGTTCTCGCTCCGCACCGGGCCGTCAAGGCTTCCGCGGTCGCCGCCACGGCGTCTCGCGGTGGCCCTCGGGACCGGGCCGCGGACGAGTCCGCCGCTCCGGCAGCCGAGGACACCGCGGCGGTCGGCGAGACCGCACCAGCCGGTGACACCGGCACCGCCGCCACCAGCGGCGAGTAA
- a CDS encoding PH domain-containing protein, whose product MSEIEPVRLKPRRIRVVCWSAAIALVVVFGLVATSLSGPTGDGYGSFQRGDQLAMIGLGIFGALGFLLFTRPRVVADARGIQVRNVISSYELPWEVVRGVRFDRGAPWASLELHDDDLLPMVALQAADKELAVEGVRALRRLHQAHQAHLAERAVDH is encoded by the coding sequence GTGAGTGAAATCGAGCCGGTCCGCCTGAAGCCCCGCCGTATTCGCGTGGTCTGCTGGTCGGCGGCGATTGCGTTGGTGGTGGTGTTCGGCCTGGTCGCCACCTCGCTGAGTGGGCCGACCGGTGACGGCTACGGCAGCTTCCAGCGTGGTGACCAGCTGGCGATGATCGGCCTGGGCATCTTCGGTGCGCTGGGGTTCCTGCTGTTCACCCGTCCGCGGGTGGTGGCGGACGCGCGTGGCATCCAGGTGCGCAACGTGATCAGCTCCTACGAGTTGCCCTGGGAGGTCGTGCGGGGAGTCCGCTTCGACCGGGGCGCGCCGTGGGCCAGCCTGGAACTGCACGATGACGACCTGCTGCCGATGGTCGCCCTGCAGGCTGCCGACAAGGAGTTGGCCGTCGAAGGGGTCCGCGCGCTGCGGCGACTGCACCAGGCACACCAGGCCCACCTGGCCGAACGCGCCGTCGACCACTGA
- the hisG gene encoding ATP phosphoribosyltransferase encodes MLRVAIPNKGTLAEPAAQMLREAGYRQRTDPKDLVCRDEANDVEFFYLRPKDIATYVGSGDLDLGITGRDLLIDSAAPAEEVVDLAFGRATFRFAARPDDIADVQDLGGHRIATAYPGLVERHLREAGVKADVIRLDGAVENAVRLGVADVIADVVETGATLRQAGLVVFGEPLLRSSAVLVRRADAPAHPQAEQLLRRLHGVLVARRYVMLAYDVPAGLLDRASGLTPGIESPTVSPLHREGWVAVQAMVLRDDVHRIMDELYELGARAILVTNIHACRL; translated from the coding sequence ATGCTGCGTGTCGCCATCCCCAACAAGGGCACCCTGGCCGAACCGGCCGCCCAGATGCTGCGCGAGGCGGGCTACCGCCAGCGCACCGACCCCAAGGACCTCGTCTGCCGGGACGAGGCCAACGACGTCGAATTCTTCTACCTGCGCCCCAAGGACATCGCCACCTACGTCGGCTCCGGTGACCTCGACCTCGGCATCACCGGCCGGGACCTGCTGATCGACTCGGCCGCGCCAGCCGAAGAGGTCGTCGACCTCGCCTTCGGGCGGGCCACCTTCCGCTTCGCCGCCCGCCCCGACGACATCGCCGACGTACAGGACCTGGGCGGCCACCGGATCGCCACCGCGTACCCGGGACTGGTCGAGCGGCACCTGCGCGAGGCGGGGGTCAAGGCCGACGTGATCCGCCTCGACGGCGCGGTGGAGAACGCCGTACGCCTCGGGGTCGCCGACGTGATCGCGGACGTGGTCGAGACCGGCGCCACCCTGCGCCAGGCGGGCCTGGTCGTCTTCGGCGAGCCGCTACTGCGCTCCTCGGCGGTGCTGGTCCGTCGTGCCGACGCGCCCGCGCACCCACAGGCCGAGCAGCTCCTGCGTCGCCTGCACGGGGTGCTGGTCGCCCGCCGCTACGTGATGCTCGCCTACGACGTGCCAGCCGGCCTGCTGGACCGGGCCAGCGGGCTCACCCCGGGCATCGAGTCGCCCACCGTCTCGCCCCTGCACCGCGAGGGCTGGGTGGCGGTACAGGCGATGGTGCTCCGCGACGACGTCCACCGGATCATGGACGAGTTGTACGAGTTGGGCGCCCGCGCCATCCTCGTCACCAATATCCACGCCTGTCGCCTCTGA
- a CDS encoding phosphoribosyl-ATP diphosphatase, whose product MKTFEELFAELQAKAAAGTPGSGTVAALDKGVHFIGKKVVEEAAESWMAAEHEGPERTAEEISQLLYQVQVLMLASGLELKDVYRHL is encoded by the coding sequence GTGAAGACGTTCGAGGAGTTGTTCGCCGAGCTGCAGGCCAAGGCCGCCGCCGGCACCCCGGGCTCGGGCACCGTCGCCGCCCTCGACAAGGGCGTGCACTTCATCGGCAAGAAGGTCGTCGAAGAGGCCGCCGAGTCGTGGATGGCCGCCGAGCACGAGGGGCCGGAGCGCACCGCCGAGGAGATCTCCCAACTGCTCTACCAGGTCCAGGTGCTGATGCTCGCCAGCGGTCTCGAACTCAAGGACGTCTACCGACATCTGTGA
- a CDS encoding ABC transporter substrate-binding protein, whose protein sequence is MASSSRLLALTLAGAAVVAAAGCAPQDTTPTPVVTAPPSCARDSLPTRTPGKLTIATDQPAYEPWFSKDKPDNGEGFESAVAYAVAEKLGYARADVTWTRVKFDAAIAPGPKNFDVDINQFSITEERKQAVDFSAPYYLVRQTVVALKSSKIAGKTSLADLRDARLGAQVGTTSYQAITDVIKPAAEPRVYNSNDDAKKALQNGQVDGLVVDLPTAFYITGAEITDATIVGQVPQVGTPEAFGLLLDKNSPLTSCVSGAVGQLAAAGTLKELEQKWLAQVAGAAELR, encoded by the coding sequence ATGGCCAGCAGCTCACGTCTCCTCGCGCTCACCCTCGCCGGTGCCGCCGTGGTCGCCGCCGCCGGATGCGCGCCGCAGGACACCACACCGACCCCCGTCGTCACCGCGCCGCCGTCGTGCGCCAGGGACAGCCTGCCCACCCGTACGCCGGGCAAGCTGACCATCGCGACGGACCAGCCCGCGTACGAGCCGTGGTTCTCGAAGGACAAGCCGGACAACGGCGAGGGCTTCGAGTCCGCTGTCGCGTACGCGGTGGCCGAGAAGCTCGGGTACGCCCGCGCCGACGTCACCTGGACCCGGGTCAAGTTCGACGCGGCGATCGCGCCCGGACCGAAGAACTTCGACGTCGACATCAACCAGTTCTCCATCACGGAGGAGCGCAAGCAGGCCGTCGACTTCTCCGCGCCGTACTACCTGGTGCGGCAGACCGTCGTGGCGTTGAAGTCCTCGAAGATCGCCGGGAAGACGTCGCTGGCCGACCTTCGCGACGCGCGGCTCGGCGCCCAGGTCGGCACCACCAGCTACCAGGCGATCACCGACGTGATCAAGCCGGCGGCCGAGCCGCGGGTCTACAACAGCAACGACGACGCCAAGAAGGCCCTGCAGAACGGGCAGGTGGACGGTCTGGTGGTGGACCTGCCGACCGCCTTCTACATCACCGGGGCGGAGATCACCGACGCCACGATCGTCGGCCAGGTGCCGCAGGTCGGCACGCCGGAGGCGTTCGGGTTGCTGCTGGACAAGAACTCTCCCCTGACGTCCTGCGTGAGCGGCGCGGTCGGTCAACTCGCCGCGGCGGGGACGTTGAAGGAGTTGGAGCAGAAGTGGCTGGCCCAGGTGGCGGGCGCGGCCGAGCTGCGGTGA
- a CDS encoding amino acid ABC transporter permease translates to MTVLDRVPTEAQRRRSAYRRRQTVYSVLVAASSTAVLGTLLVVAVTGAPGWERVRQSFLDPAIARDALPAVVTGLWLNVRLLVCCAVGALLLGLVIAVLRTVRGPVFFPVRALAAGYTYTFRGLPLIIVLYLLTLGVPGLRLQGMPPVLVLGGLALVLTYGGYLAEVFRAGIESVHPSQLAAARSLGLTYRQTMRHVVLPQAVRRVAPPLLNDVVALQKDVGLVSLAGPIDAVRAAQIATAQSFNYTPYIVAGVLFVLLAIPLIAVTDWVTLRAARRQSGG, encoded by the coding sequence GTGACAGTGCTGGATCGCGTTCCCACCGAGGCACAGCGGCGGCGGTCGGCGTACCGGCGTCGGCAGACCGTCTACAGCGTGCTGGTCGCGGCCTCGTCCACGGCGGTGCTCGGCACGCTGCTGGTCGTCGCGGTCACCGGCGCGCCCGGGTGGGAGCGGGTCCGGCAGTCGTTCCTGGATCCGGCGATCGCCCGGGACGCGCTGCCGGCCGTGGTGACCGGGCTGTGGCTGAACGTCCGACTGCTGGTCTGTTGTGCGGTCGGGGCGCTGCTGCTCGGGTTGGTGATCGCGGTGCTGCGGACGGTACGCGGCCCGGTCTTCTTCCCGGTCCGGGCGCTGGCCGCCGGTTACACGTACACGTTCCGTGGTCTGCCGTTGATCATCGTGCTGTACCTGCTCACCCTCGGTGTGCCCGGTCTGCGGTTGCAGGGGATGCCACCGGTGCTGGTGCTGGGTGGGCTCGCGTTGGTCCTCACCTACGGCGGCTACCTGGCCGAGGTGTTCCGGGCCGGCATCGAGTCGGTGCATCCCAGTCAGCTCGCCGCGGCCCGCTCACTGGGCCTGACCTACCGGCAGACGATGCGGCACGTGGTCCTGCCGCAGGCCGTCCGTCGGGTGGCGCCGCCCCTGCTCAACGACGTGGTGGCGTTGCAGAAGGACGTCGGGTTGGTCTCGCTCGCCGGGCCGATCGACGCGGTCCGCGCCGCCCAGATCGCCACCGCCCAGTCGTTCAACTACACGCCGTACATCGTGGCGGGGGTGCTGTTCGTGCTGCTCGCCATCCCGCTGATCGCGGTCACCGACTGGGTGACGCTGCGGGCGGCCCGCCGACAGTCGGGAGGGTGA
- a CDS encoding amino acid ABC transporter ATP-binding protein, whose amino-acid sequence MALLRCRGLRKEFADHVVLDQLDLTVDEHQVVALIGASGSGKSTLLRCVNLLEEIDDGTIELDGEDISDPRVDADRVRRRIGMVFQAYNLFPHLSVLENVTLAPRRVHRRDRAQAEAQARELLDRVGLGAKADAYPDRLSGGQQQRVAIVRALANSPRLMLLDEVTSALDPELVGEVLAMIRDLKADGMTMVLATHEMGFAREVADQVCFLDAGRVLESGPPEQVLGEPTQPRTRQFLRRIIEAGRL is encoded by the coding sequence ATGGCGTTGCTGCGCTGCCGGGGTCTGCGCAAGGAGTTCGCCGACCACGTCGTGCTCGACCAGCTCGACCTGACCGTCGACGAGCATCAGGTGGTGGCCCTGATCGGTGCGTCCGGGTCCGGCAAGTCGACGCTGCTGCGGTGTGTGAACCTGCTGGAGGAGATCGACGACGGGACCATCGAGTTGGACGGGGAGGACATCTCCGATCCCCGGGTGGACGCCGACCGGGTCCGTCGGCGGATCGGCATGGTCTTCCAGGCGTACAACCTCTTCCCGCACCTGAGCGTGTTGGAGAACGTCACGCTCGCGCCGCGCCGCGTACACCGGCGGGATCGTGCCCAGGCGGAGGCCCAGGCCCGGGAGCTGCTCGACCGGGTGGGGCTCGGCGCGAAGGCGGACGCGTACCCGGACCGGCTCTCCGGCGGTCAGCAGCAGCGGGTGGCGATCGTCCGGGCCCTTGCCAACTCACCTCGGCTGATGTTGCTGGACGAGGTGACCTCCGCGCTGGACCCGGAACTCGTCGGCGAGGTGCTGGCGATGATCCGGGACCTGAAGGCCGACGGGATGACGATGGTGCTGGCCACCCACGAGATGGGCTTCGCGCGGGAGGTCGCCGACCAGGTGTGTTTCCTCGACGCGGGGCGCGTCCTGGAAAGCGGCCCGCCCGAGCAGGTGCTGGGCGAGCCGACCCAGCCTCGGACCCGGCAGTTCCTGCGCCGGATCATCGAGGCCGGTCGGCTCTGA
- the ribH gene encoding 6,7-dimethyl-8-ribityllumazine synthase yields the protein MAGFGEPGVEAVDAAGLTVGIVAARWHGDLTDHMVERALAAAEACGARSVVARVAGSVELPVVAQALARRCDVVVALGVVVRGATAHFDYVCRSVTDGLTRVALDEGKPVAHGVLTVETIEQARDRAGLPGSAEDKGWAATVAALDAALAVRVVAAGNAQRVGFGG from the coding sequence ATGGCGGGTTTCGGGGAGCCGGGAGTCGAGGCGGTGGACGCCGCAGGGCTGACCGTCGGAATCGTCGCCGCCCGTTGGCACGGTGATCTGACCGACCACATGGTGGAGCGTGCGCTGGCCGCCGCCGAGGCCTGCGGGGCACGGTCCGTGGTCGCCCGCGTCGCCGGTTCGGTCGAGCTGCCGGTGGTCGCCCAGGCCCTCGCCCGCCGCTGCGACGTGGTGGTCGCCCTCGGCGTGGTGGTGCGCGGCGCCACCGCCCACTTCGACTACGTCTGCCGTTCGGTCACCGACGGTCTGACCCGGGTGGCGTTGGACGAGGGCAAGCCGGTGGCGCACGGGGTGTTGACGGTGGAGACCATCGAGCAGGCCCGGGACCGCGCCGGTCTGCCCGGCTCGGCAGAGGACAAGGGCTGGGCCGCCACCGTCGCCGCGCTCGACGCCGCGCTGGCCGTCCGGGTCGTGGCCGCCGGCAACGCCCAGCGGGTCGGCTTCGGCGGCTGA